A stretch of the Planctomycetota bacterium genome encodes the following:
- a CDS encoding DUF1294 domain-containing protein, which translates to MSWRLAIVAAAVAWYAGVGCWTAGVYAIDKRRAATGGRRVPERRLRKLEILGGAFGAAIAQPMLRHKTRKPGFRGLTLLIAAVHAAAIAGAGWLITSH; encoded by the coding sequence GTGTCCTGGCGTCTGGCGATCGTCGCGGCGGCGGTCGCGTGGTACGCGGGCGTCGGCTGCTGGACCGCGGGCGTGTACGCGATCGACAAGCGGCGGGCGGCCACCGGCGGCCGCCGCGTACCCGAGCGCCGGCTGCGGAAGCTGGAGATCCTGGGCGGGGCCTTCGGCGCGGCGATCGCCCAGCCGATGCTCCGCCACAAGACCCGCAAGCCGGGCTTCCGGGGCCTCACGCTGCTGATCGCCGCGGTGCACGCCGCCGCCATCGCGGGGGCGGGCTGGCTCATTACCAGTCACTAA
- a CDS encoding GC-type dockerin domain-anchored protein, translating into MPRFTLAALATGCLAAPALAQLPQHCDGQRMLAPATPAPRAFGVRVATNGTHWIIADSAASTACPDGCTSGMVHSYEMVDGRLVLRQSLVPADIGFQDRFGVRVEIDGNRMLVAAAFTIWPGLSTRGGAFIYEHDGEEWVEVGRLRPPEGEVDPAALSVFPLRAGLHGDLAILDAADGVMAYRRDPASGEWAFDQWVRIPDGTSDRAIFGSAVEIYEDWVFIGAIRDDSPGSPQGGSVFVYRDGPTGLELVQKLVPPTGSIDASFGYAMDFDGETLAIGAHSFDRVEQAQGAVFAYKLVGDEWVLRQEILHPNPRRIHRLGMRVEVEGDVLLANYEQNPPYESDFVAVFRRHADGVWRFGGRLYPKTPLFATGFGLALALHDGYALVGAEAEKPPRQPTIGGAAYFFDLACATCPADFNTDFAVDFFDALAFFNAFEAGDLRADLDLDGALTALDFLAFEAALRAGCG; encoded by the coding sequence ATGCCCCGGTTCACCCTCGCCGCCCTTGCGACCGGCTGCCTGGCCGCCCCCGCCCTGGCCCAGCTACCGCAGCACTGCGATGGGCAGCGGATGCTCGCGCCGGCAACACCAGCACCGCGGGCCTTCGGCGTGCGGGTGGCGACCAACGGCACGCACTGGATCATCGCCGATTCGGCCGCCAGCACCGCCTGCCCCGACGGCTGCACCTCCGGCATGGTGCACTCCTACGAAATGGTCGACGGCCGGTTGGTCCTGCGACAGTCTCTCGTCCCCGCCGATATCGGGTTTCAGGATCGATTCGGTGTTCGCGTCGAGATCGACGGCAACCGCATGCTTGTAGCTGCGGCCTTTACGATCTGGCCGGGCCTCTCGACCCGCGGCGGCGCGTTCATCTACGAGCACGACGGCGAGGAGTGGGTCGAGGTCGGCCGGCTGCGGCCGCCCGAGGGCGAGGTCGATCCCGCCGCGTTGTCAGTCTTCCCGTTGCGGGCCGGCCTGCACGGCGACCTGGCCATCCTCGACGCCGCCGACGGCGTGATGGCCTACCGCCGCGACCCGGCCTCCGGGGAGTGGGCCTTCGACCAATGGGTGCGCATCCCCGACGGCACCAGTGACCGGGCCATCTTCGGCAGCGCCGTCGAGATCTACGAGGATTGGGTCTTCATCGGGGCCATCCGCGACGACTCGCCGGGCTCGCCCCAGGGCGGCTCGGTCTTCGTGTACCGCGACGGGCCGACCGGGCTGGAACTCGTCCAGAAGCTCGTGCCGCCAACCGGCAGCATCGACGCCTCATTCGGCTACGCCATGGACTTCGACGGCGAGACGCTCGCCATCGGGGCGCACAGCTTCGACCGCGTCGAGCAGGCTCAGGGCGCGGTTTTCGCGTACAAGCTCGTGGGTGACGAATGGGTGCTCCGTCAGGAGATCCTCCATCCTAATCCGCGTCGTATCCATCGCCTCGGAATGCGGGTCGAGGTCGAAGGCGACGTGCTGCTGGCCAACTACGAACAGAATCCTCCCTACGAGAGCGACTTCGTCGCGGTGTTCCGGCGGCACGCCGACGGCGTGTGGCGATTCGGCGGCCGGCTCTACCCGAAGACGCCGCTCTTCGCCACGGGCTTCGGACTCGCCCTTGCCCTGCACGACGGCTACGCGCTGGTGGGGGCCGAAGCCGAGAAGCCGCCCCGGCAGCCGACCATCGGCGGGGCCGCCTACTTCTTCGATCTCGCCTGCGCAACCTGCCCGGCCGACTTCAACACCGACTTCGCGGTCGATTTCTTCGACGCCCTGGCCTTCTTCAACGCCTTCGAGGCGGGCGACCTGCGGGCCGACCTCGACCTCGACGGCGCGCTGACGGCCCTGGACTTCCTCGCCTTCGAGGCGGCCCTGCGTGCGGGCTGCGGGTAG
- a CDS encoding cobalamin-dependent protein (Presence of a B(12) (cobalamin)-binding domain implies dependence on cobalamin itself, in one of its several forms, or in some unusual lineages, dependence on a cobalamin-like analog.) gives MAQSLGAATTEFEKADRCADLHHRPRVLLGKMGLDGHDRGVKVIARALRDSGVHVIYSGLWQTPRSLAISARDEDVDVIAASMMSNSHLTLGPRLIEALNEVGRPDIPVHMGGILPQEDLPALREAGVAECFTTGTGLLDIVEAAKRTVKPYAERVVSGHATAQLSRDLSLLHLEQAIRGDATRRRPKRVIGVTGSPGAGKSTLVAQLVGEHARRAGANPAMGRCAVVAFDPMSPITGGALLGDRLRVDFNRLEENVYYRSLAIRGEDYHALDDIVHLIGGAHDGDDAFDTVFVETVGAGQNETRIRDHVDSTMVVLTPGMGDAVQMDKAGILEIADLFVCNKADHPGENELVRDLRDISGRRPVLETIATHGTGIAELLDALST, from the coding sequence ATGGCGCAGTCGCTGGGCGCTGCCACCACCGAATTCGAGAAGGCGGACCGCTGCGCCGACCTGCACCACCGCCCCCGCGTGCTGCTGGGCAAGATGGGGCTGGACGGGCACGACCGCGGCGTGAAGGTCATCGCCCGGGCGCTGCGAGATTCGGGCGTGCACGTCATCTACTCGGGGCTGTGGCAGACGCCGCGGAGCCTGGCGATCAGCGCCCGCGACGAGGACGTGGACGTCATCGCCGCCAGCATGATGTCCAACAGCCACCTCACGCTGGGCCCCCGCCTCATCGAGGCGCTCAACGAGGTCGGCCGGCCCGACATCCCCGTGCACATGGGGGGCATCCTGCCCCAGGAGGACCTGCCCGCGCTCAGGGAGGCGGGCGTTGCCGAGTGCTTCACCACCGGCACGGGCTTGCTCGACATCGTGGAAGCCGCCAAGCGCACCGTGAAGCCCTACGCCGAGCGGGTGGTCAGCGGGCACGCCACGGCGCAGCTGAGCCGGGATCTCTCGCTGCTGCACCTCGAGCAGGCCATCCGCGGCGACGCGACGCGGCGGCGGCCAAAGCGCGTCATCGGCGTCACCGGCTCGCCCGGCGCGGGCAAGAGCACGCTGGTGGCGCAGCTCGTGGGCGAGCACGCGCGGCGCGCCGGGGCTAATCCCGCCATGGGCCGCTGCGCGGTGGTCGCCTTCGATCCGATGAGCCCTATCACCGGCGGAGCGCTGCTCGGCGACCGCCTCCGCGTGGACTTCAACCGGCTCGAAGAGAACGTCTACTACCGCAGCCTGGCCATCCGCGGCGAGGACTACCACGCGCTCGACGACATCGTGCACCTCATCGGCGGCGCGCACGACGGCGACGACGCCTTCGATACCGTCTTCGTCGAGACCGTCGGCGCGGGCCAGAACGAGACCCGCATCCGCGACCACGTCGACTCGACGATGGTCGTGCTCACGCCGGGCATGGGCGACGCGGTGCAGATGGACAAGGCCGGCATCCTCGAGATCGCCGACCTGTTCGTGTGCAACAAGGCCGACCACCCGGGCGAGAACGAGCTGGTTCGCGACCTGCGGGACATCAGCGGACGGCGACCCGTGCTCGAGACCATCGCCACGCACGGCACGGGCATCGCCGAGCTCTTGGACGCGCTCTCGACCTGA